The proteins below come from a single Chthoniobacterales bacterium genomic window:
- a CDS encoding MFS transporter translates to MDPARKTKGHPERVSVNGGGRLADFFGLRRNLVILLIAIFLIGSGEELWMRFVPKYLQALGASIFLIGAFDAIRILLGAIYAYPGGVLVDRWGHRRAFLAFNLFSIAGYSLVLLVPHWGAVIAGMFLFLSWTCFSLPAAFSLIGATLGPNRHAMGIGMQSVIKRLPIMFAPILGGYLIDRYGIIDGVRIGLVASIVLSGVTLLVQRQLREDPVAATRPGDHWNFRQSLLAFSAPLRRLLLSDILVRFCEGIPYAWVVIYAMDNVGVTAKEVGILISIEVVVASLCLIPVSHFADKHGREPFVLATFGFFTLFPLALWISGSFAMLVLAFAIRGLKEFGDTSRKALIIGYCDPERRGQMVGAYYLVRDLLVSTAAVLGAWLWKLGPGANFLGAAVFGLVGTVIYALSSRARNGDGLPPGR, encoded by the coding sequence ATGGATCCGGCGCGAAAGACCAAAGGCCACCCAGAACGAGTCTCCGTAAACGGCGGCGGCCGCCTCGCGGATTTCTTCGGACTCCGGCGCAACCTCGTTATCCTGCTGATCGCGATCTTCCTTATCGGCTCGGGGGAAGAACTCTGGATGCGGTTCGTGCCGAAATACCTCCAGGCCCTTGGCGCCTCCATCTTTCTGATCGGGGCTTTTGACGCGATCCGCATTTTGCTGGGCGCGATCTATGCCTATCCGGGCGGAGTGCTGGTGGATCGCTGGGGACATCGCCGCGCTTTCCTCGCCTTCAATCTCTTTTCGATCGCGGGCTATTCCCTCGTTCTCCTGGTGCCGCATTGGGGCGCGGTCATTGCCGGCATGTTCCTTTTTCTTTCCTGGACCTGTTTCTCGCTGCCGGCCGCTTTCTCGCTCATCGGAGCCACCCTCGGCCCGAATCGGCATGCGATGGGGATCGGAATGCAATCGGTAATCAAGCGATTGCCGATCATGTTCGCGCCGATCCTGGGCGGATATCTGATCGACCGGTACGGCATCATCGACGGCGTGCGCATCGGTTTGGTCGCGTCCATTGTTCTTTCCGGCGTAACGCTTTTGGTGCAACGCCAGCTCCGGGAGGATCCGGTGGCCGCGACTCGACCCGGCGACCACTGGAACTTCCGCCAAAGCCTGCTCGCGTTTAGTGCGCCACTGCGCCGTCTCTTGCTCAGCGACATCCTGGTCCGCTTCTGCGAGGGCATCCCGTACGCGTGGGTCGTGATCTACGCGATGGACAATGTCGGAGTGACCGCCAAAGAAGTCGGCATTCTGATCAGCATCGAGGTTGTCGTCGCCAGCCTCTGCCTGATCCCGGTTTCTCATTTCGCCGACAAACACGGTCGTGAGCCTTTTGTTCTCGCCACCTTCGGATTCTTCACCCTTTTCCCGCTCGCGCTCTGGATCTCCGGCAGTTTCGCCATGCTGGTGCTGGCGTTCGCGATCCGGGGTTTGAAGGAATTCGGGGACACGTCGCGTAAGGCCCTGATCATCGGTTATTGCGATCCCGAACGCCGCGGCCAGATGGTCGGCGCGTATTATTTGGTCCGGGATTTATTAGTCAGCACCGCCGCCGTCCTGGGCGCCTGGCTCTGGAAATTGGGACCAGGCGCGAATTTTCTGGGCGCGGCCGTCTTCGGCCTTGTTGGGACGGTGATTTACGCGTTGTCATCCCGAGCGCGCAATGGAGACGGCTTGCCCCCAGGCCGTTGA
- a CDS encoding lysophospholipid acyltransferase family protein, with the protein MEWLAVKGAGSLVPLLSRKMCVRLGEFIGRTAFAVDKRNRRVALSNLTAAFGDRFSSRQLEEIARESYVQFARTVTDLFWTPALTAENFWDYAEFANLERLRAEIAPSNRCIFAVFHYGNFEWLSPAVAWAGMTTDVVTQEFKNPLLDQIFQGFREHAGHTSVPRNKAIVRLYKTLRKSGRAALLVDTTLAPHHPTVVIDCFGLKTIVTVAHAWLHEKTGAPLIPIYCEPLPEGRWRIVAQPKIEVPAGATHQEIAQLCWDSFEPVVRQNPAPWLWMYKHWRYKPVAAPRPYPFYSQESPFFEQIASRPNYAKLDRPAALEAMQP; encoded by the coding sequence ATGGAATGGCTAGCGGTGAAGGGAGCCGGGAGCCTGGTTCCGTTGCTTTCGCGAAAAATGTGCGTGCGGCTCGGGGAATTCATCGGGCGAACGGCTTTTGCGGTCGATAAGCGGAATCGCCGGGTCGCGTTGAGTAATCTCACGGCGGCGTTTGGCGACCGGTTTTCATCGCGCCAACTCGAGGAGATCGCGCGTGAAAGCTATGTCCAGTTTGCCCGCACGGTCACCGATCTTTTTTGGACGCCGGCCCTAACGGCGGAGAATTTTTGGGACTACGCCGAGTTTGCCAACCTGGAACGCCTTCGCGCGGAGATCGCGCCGTCGAACCGCTGCATTTTCGCCGTGTTCCACTACGGCAACTTCGAATGGCTCAGCCCCGCCGTGGCCTGGGCCGGCATGACCACCGACGTCGTGACCCAGGAATTCAAAAACCCGTTGCTCGACCAAATCTTCCAGGGCTTCCGCGAACATGCCGGGCACACGTCGGTCCCGCGGAACAAAGCGATTGTCCGGCTTTACAAGACGCTGCGAAAAAGCGGCCGGGCGGCCTTACTGGTCGACACGACGCTGGCGCCGCATCACCCGACGGTGGTGATCGATTGCTTCGGCCTGAAGACAATCGTGACTGTTGCCCACGCCTGGCTCCACGAAAAAACGGGCGCGCCATTGATCCCGATTTATTGCGAGCCGTTGCCGGAGGGCCGGTGGCGGATCGTGGCCCAACCGAAAATCGAGGTGCCGGCGGGCGCGACCCACCAGGAAATCGCCCAGCTCTGCTGGGACTCGTTCGAACCAGTCGTTAGGCAGAACCCCGCGCCCTGGCTCTGGATGTACAAACATTGGCGTTACAAGCCGGTCGCGGCGCCGCGTCCTTATCCGTTCTATTCGCAGGAGTCGCCGTTTTTCGAGCAGATCGCTTCCCGGCCGAATTACGCGAAGCTCGACCGGCCCGCCGCTCTCGAAGCGATGCAACCATGA
- a CDS encoding L,D-transpeptidase, translated as MRLLSRLALCLCVPAALLLTSCGTMTTSSSSKNYRVIAHKPNDPSKVEVYLSLKTQNVYVMEGDRLLMAAVTNVGKPGAETPTGDFTIYNKEKKRRRASEPDAGYPMAYWQEFKSAYGFHEGFVHPYPHTHGCVRMHREAVARMYALTSIGTKVHIRQSLPEDQKYGSQVMKLDQSKDPDPPRSFMMSDAWFKDPPGPLLVD; from the coding sequence ATGAGACTCTTATCCCGCCTCGCCCTTTGCCTGTGTGTGCCGGCCGCTTTGCTCCTGACCAGCTGCGGCACGATGACCACCTCGTCGTCATCGAAGAATTACCGCGTGATCGCGCATAAACCGAACGATCCGTCCAAAGTGGAAGTGTATCTGTCCCTCAAGACGCAGAACGTTTACGTGATGGAAGGCGACCGTCTCCTCATGGCAGCGGTCACCAACGTCGGCAAGCCAGGCGCGGAGACGCCCACCGGCGACTTCACCATTTACAACAAGGAAAAGAAACGCCGGCGCGCCAGCGAACCGGATGCCGGGTATCCCATGGCGTACTGGCAGGAATTCAAATCCGCTTACGGTTTTCACGAGGGCTTCGTCCATCCGTATCCGCACACCCACGGCTGTGTCCGGATGCATCGGGAAGCGGTCGCTCGCATGTACGCGCTCACCAGCATCGGCACCAAGGTTCACATCCGGCAATCGCTTCCCGAAGATCAGAAATACGGCAGCCAGGTCATGAAACTCGACCAGAGCAAGGATCCCGATCCGCCGCGGTCGTTCATGATGTCGGACGCCTGGTTCAAGGATCCTCCGGGGCCGCTCCTGGTAGACTGA
- a CDS encoding 4-hydroxy-3-methylbut-2-enyl diphosphate reductase — MSTNLISSGTTAREKVNLRTPEVMTAVQEQVESHYRSDIVDKVRRAGGILQCGDVTVRLAKQFGFCYGVERAIDLAYAARKVFKDRRLFIVGEIIHNPEVNEQISSLGIKNLMGKNKQADISDLQPEDVVIVPAFGTELSIQQQIKDRGCQIVDTTCGDVMSVWKRVRKYASESATSIIHGKASHEETKATSSRALGDGKGHYLVVLTLKDTDYVCDYIRHGGNKQEFLAHFKDAHSPGFDPDVHLKTVGVANQTTMLRGETEEVQRRIRQAIVDRDGPEGATKNFRFFDTICGATQERQDALRELLDVRMNLLLVVGGYNSSNTSHLAEMGEEKLPTYFVRNASRLVSTTEILHYDLHERQEIIAKDWLPGGPIVVGITAGASCPNNLIEETLVRLYELRGISREQLEAAA; from the coding sequence ATGAGCACGAATCTTATCTCCAGCGGAACGACGGCGCGCGAGAAGGTGAACCTGCGCACGCCGGAAGTGATGACGGCCGTGCAGGAGCAGGTCGAATCGCATTACCGTAGCGACATTGTGGACAAGGTCCGGCGCGCCGGCGGGATCCTCCAGTGCGGCGACGTCACCGTGCGTCTGGCCAAGCAGTTCGGATTTTGCTACGGCGTCGAGCGCGCCATCGACCTCGCCTACGCCGCCCGGAAAGTTTTCAAGGACCGGCGGCTCTTCATCGTCGGCGAGATCATTCACAATCCCGAGGTCAACGAGCAGATCTCCTCGCTCGGGATCAAAAACCTGATGGGGAAAAACAAGCAGGCCGACATCTCCGATCTCCAGCCGGAAGACGTCGTGATCGTCCCGGCTTTTGGCACCGAGCTTTCCATCCAGCAACAAATCAAGGACCGCGGCTGCCAGATCGTCGATACCACCTGCGGCGACGTGATGAGCGTCTGGAAACGGGTGCGCAAGTATGCCAGCGAATCGGCCACCTCGATCATTCACGGCAAGGCTTCGCACGAGGAGACGAAGGCCACCAGTTCCCGCGCGCTCGGCGACGGGAAAGGACATTATCTCGTCGTGCTTACCCTCAAGGACACCGACTACGTCTGCGATTACATCCGGCACGGCGGAAACAAGCAGGAATTTCTCGCGCATTTTAAGGACGCGCATTCGCCCGGATTCGATCCTGATGTCCATTTGAAGACGGTCGGAGTGGCGAACCAAACCACGATGCTGCGAGGGGAGACGGAGGAAGTGCAGCGCCGGATTCGCCAGGCCATCGTCGATCGCGACGGCCCTGAGGGCGCGACGAAGAATTTTCGTTTCTTCGACACGATCTGCGGTGCGACCCAGGAACGGCAGGACGCGTTGCGCGAGCTGCTCGATGTCCGGATGAATTTGCTCCTGGTGGTGGGCGGCTACAACAGCTCGAACACTTCGCACCTGGCGGAAATGGGCGAGGAAAAGCTGCCGACCTATTTTGTTCGGAACGCGTCCCGGTTAGTGTCCACGACCGAGATCCTGCATTACGACCTTCATGAGCGGCAGGAAATCATCGCCAAGGACTGGCTGCCCGGGGGGCCGATCGTGGTTGGAATCACGGCGGGGGCGTCCTGCCCGAACAACCTGATCGAGGAAACGTTGGTGCGCTTGTACGAGCTCCGCGGAATCAGCCGCGAACAGCTCGAAGCCGCGGCGTAG
- a CDS encoding Ku protein, with protein sequence MRAIWKGSISFGLVNIPIALYPATRKEELKFRLLRAKDLSPVNYKRVAAKDGKEVPWDEIVKGYEYEKGKFIVLNEKDFQRVDLEATQTVDIQDFVDLDEIDPMYFYKPYYLEPQKGGDKAYALLREALSDGKKVGIAKVVIKTRQYLAGVKALKDALVLELMHFAEELADAEKLHVPKKTTVGKREKDMAEALVKSMSSKWDPAKYKDDYREALMDVIEEKVESGGKEIEEKPKEKKPSTKVIDLVAVLQESLKAHGGRKIKAAPKKAKHHKKAA encoded by the coding sequence ATGCGTGCAATCTGGAAAGGCAGTATCAGTTTCGGCCTCGTTAACATTCCCATCGCGCTTTACCCGGCGACCCGAAAAGAAGAGCTAAAGTTTCGTCTCCTGCGAGCAAAGGACCTCAGCCCGGTGAATTACAAACGGGTGGCGGCAAAGGACGGCAAGGAAGTTCCGTGGGACGAAATCGTTAAGGGTTACGAATACGAAAAAGGAAAGTTCATCGTCCTGAACGAAAAGGATTTTCAGCGGGTCGATCTGGAAGCGACCCAGACCGTCGACATCCAGGACTTTGTCGATCTCGATGAGATCGATCCGATGTATTTCTACAAGCCGTATTACCTTGAGCCGCAGAAAGGCGGCGACAAAGCCTACGCGTTGCTCCGCGAAGCGCTTTCCGATGGCAAAAAGGTTGGCATCGCCAAAGTCGTCATCAAGACGCGGCAATATCTGGCGGGAGTGAAGGCGTTGAAAGACGCGCTGGTGCTAGAGCTGATGCATTTTGCCGAAGAGCTGGCCGATGCGGAAAAGCTCCACGTGCCGAAGAAGACCACGGTCGGCAAACGCGAGAAAGACATGGCCGAAGCGCTCGTGAAAAGCATGAGCTCGAAGTGGGACCCGGCGAAGTACAAGGACGATTACCGCGAAGCGCTCATGGACGTGATCGAAGAGAAAGTGGAGTCGGGCGGAAAAGAGATTGAGGAGAAACCGAAAGAGAAGAAACCTTCGACCAAGGTGATCGACCTGGTGGCCGTTCTGCAGGAAAGCCTCAAGGCGCATGGGGGGCGAAAGATAAAAGCGGCGCCGAAGAAAGCGAAGCACCACAAAAAAGCGGCGTAA